A single window of Microbispora hainanensis DNA harbors:
- a CDS encoding RpiB/LacA/LacB family sugar-phosphate isomerase — translation MRISLASDSLDGIASELAAEVERRGHSVTLYGALAPGDRADWAWCCSAAARDVAEGRADQAVVCCWTGTGASIAANKVAGVRAALCTDAATAAGARTWNDANVLALSLRLTSRQVLTEILDAWFSGSPSTDPEDAANIAHVGEIR, via the coding sequence ATGCGTATATCCCTGGCCTCGGACAGCCTCGACGGAATCGCGTCGGAGCTTGCGGCCGAGGTGGAACGGCGCGGCCATTCAGTCACACTCTATGGAGCACTGGCCCCCGGCGACCGGGCCGATTGGGCATGGTGCTGCTCCGCCGCGGCGCGGGACGTCGCGGAGGGGCGCGCGGACCAGGCCGTGGTCTGTTGCTGGACCGGCACCGGCGCGTCCATAGCGGCAAACAAGGTAGCGGGCGTGCGTGCGGCGCTGTGCACCGACGCCGCCACTGCCGCGGGCGCCCGCACGTGGAACGACGCCAACGTGCTCGCGCTCAGCCTCCGCCTCACCTCCCGGCAGGTGCTGACGGAGATCCTGGACGCCTGGTTCTCCGGGTCGCCGAGCACCGATCCGGAGGACGCGGCGAACATCGCCCACGTGGGGGAAATCCGGTAG
- a CDS encoding CBU_0592 family membrane protein — protein MDQVLQIAGAVLILGAFLLSQMNVLDNRSKIYLVLNLVGSAVLAWLAYAGDDWGFLLLEGVWALVSAVSLVRELRPRRTARRAST, from the coding sequence ATGGACCAAGTTCTGCAGATCGCCGGCGCCGTTCTCATCCTCGGCGCGTTCCTGCTCTCCCAGATGAACGTCCTCGACAACCGTTCGAAGATCTACCTGGTGCTCAATCTCGTCGGCTCCGCGGTGCTCGCGTGGCTCGCGTACGCGGGCGACGACTGGGGATTCCTGCTGCTGGAGGGCGTCTGGGCCCTGGTGTCGGCGGTGAGCCTCGTCCGGGAGCTGAGGCCCCGGCGGACGGCCCGGCGCGCGTCCACGTAA
- a CDS encoding molybdopterin-containing oxidoreductase family protein — MSTSLPVLGACPLDCPDTCSWVVTVRDGEAVGLRGNRDHPYTRGALCVKVNRYLEQVRSADRVLHPLKRVGPKGSGRFERISLDQALSEIAAKLASIVEEHGGEAIWPYQGTGTLGYVQGESGQAGRRFWNALGASRHDLNICARAGNDGLRYVNGTPGGMDPETFALSRLILLWGTNTLTSGHHMWKFVQDARAAGAYVVAIDPIRTRTADQADEHLPIRPGTDAALALGLLHVVLEEGAEDRAYIEEHTTGWDEFEAEIRRHPPALVAEITGLPEERIRALGVRLAHTRPTGIRATMGVQRHGGGGAAMRMIACIPGVTGDWRYPGGGVAYSTSGHAPKGPDPRDDLLPHPVRTLTMTRLADGLDESVKCLWVYAANPMGSTSDQNRIRAALEREDLFTVVMEQFPTDTVDYADYVLPATMQIEHLDVHHGYGHMYMVWNEPAVEPPGECLSTTETFRRLARLMGLTEPSLYDSDLELAEQTLAQVGISVEECRKQGWARLRVAEPFVPFTEGFPTPSGRLEFASAKAEAAGLPRVAGYVPSFTASTAPADRPHPLVMITPAAHTFLNTQFANNPELRKRSKGPRVMVNPADAASRGLVDGQAARVFNGNGEFRAYVEVSDRVAQGVVAAPKGHWPKLAGGANPNALVEERDADMGRGPIYHDNFVDVAPLSDEEEFEPLV; from the coding sequence ATGAGCACGTCGCTACCCGTCCTCGGCGCCTGTCCGCTCGACTGCCCCGACACCTGTTCCTGGGTCGTCACCGTGCGCGACGGCGAGGCCGTCGGGTTGCGCGGCAACCGCGACCACCCCTACACGCGCGGGGCGTTGTGCGTGAAGGTCAACCGCTATCTGGAGCAGGTGCGGTCGGCCGACCGCGTCCTCCACCCGTTGAAGAGGGTGGGGCCGAAGGGATCCGGGCGGTTCGAGCGGATCAGCCTGGACCAGGCGCTGTCGGAGATCGCGGCCAAGCTGGCGTCGATCGTCGAGGAGCATGGCGGCGAGGCGATCTGGCCCTACCAGGGCACCGGGACGCTCGGCTATGTCCAGGGCGAGTCGGGCCAGGCCGGGCGGCGGTTCTGGAACGCCCTGGGCGCGTCGCGGCACGACCTCAACATCTGCGCGCGGGCCGGCAACGACGGGCTGCGCTACGTCAACGGCACTCCCGGCGGCATGGACCCGGAGACGTTCGCCCTGTCGCGGCTCATCCTGCTGTGGGGCACCAACACGCTGACCAGCGGCCACCACATGTGGAAGTTCGTCCAGGACGCCCGCGCCGCCGGAGCGTACGTCGTGGCGATCGACCCCATCCGCACGCGTACCGCCGACCAGGCGGACGAGCACCTGCCGATCCGGCCGGGCACCGACGCCGCGCTCGCCCTCGGCCTGCTGCACGTCGTGCTGGAGGAGGGCGCGGAGGACCGCGCGTACATCGAGGAGCACACGACCGGCTGGGACGAGTTCGAGGCCGAGATCCGCAGGCATCCCCCGGCGCTGGTGGCGGAGATCACCGGCCTGCCCGAGGAGCGGATCCGCGCCCTCGGCGTACGGCTCGCGCACACCCGGCCGACCGGCATCCGGGCCACGATGGGCGTCCAGCGGCACGGAGGCGGCGGGGCCGCGATGCGGATGATCGCCTGCATTCCCGGCGTCACCGGCGACTGGCGCTATCCGGGCGGCGGCGTGGCCTACTCCACCTCGGGACACGCCCCCAAGGGCCCCGACCCGCGCGACGACCTGCTCCCCCACCCCGTGCGTACGCTCACGATGACCCGGCTGGCCGACGGGCTGGACGAGTCGGTGAAGTGCCTGTGGGTCTACGCGGCCAACCCGATGGGGTCGACCTCCGACCAGAACCGGATCAGGGCGGCGCTGGAGAGGGAGGACCTGTTCACGGTGGTGATGGAGCAGTTCCCGACCGACACCGTCGACTACGCCGACTACGTGCTGCCCGCGACCATGCAGATCGAGCACCTCGACGTGCACCACGGCTACGGGCACATGTACATGGTGTGGAACGAGCCCGCCGTCGAGCCGCCGGGCGAGTGCCTGTCCACGACCGAGACCTTCCGGCGGCTCGCCCGGCTGATGGGCCTGACCGAGCCGTCCCTCTACGACAGCGACCTCGAACTGGCCGAGCAGACGCTCGCCCAGGTGGGGATCTCCGTGGAGGAGTGCCGCAAGCAAGGGTGGGCGCGGCTGCGGGTGGCCGAGCCGTTCGTGCCGTTCACCGAGGGTTTCCCGACGCCGAGCGGGCGGCTGGAGTTCGCCTCCGCGAAGGCCGAGGCCGCCGGGCTGCCTCGGGTGGCGGGCTACGTGCCCTCGTTCACCGCCAGTACGGCTCCCGCCGACCGGCCGCACCCGCTCGTCATGATCACCCCGGCCGCGCACACGTTCCTGAACACGCAGTTCGCCAACAACCCGGAGCTGCGCAAGCGCTCGAAGGGCCCGCGGGTGATGGTCAACCCGGCCGACGCCGCGTCGCGGGGCCTCGTGGACGGGCAGGCCGCCCGGGTCTTCAACGGCAACGGCGAGTTCCGGGCGTACGTGGAGGTCAGCGACCGGGTGGCGCAGGGCGTGGTGGCGGCGCCGAAGGGCCACTGGCCGAAGCTGGCGGGCGGGGCCAACCCCAACGCGCTGGTGGAGGAGCGGGACGCCGACATGGGCCGGGGCCCCATCTATCACGACAACTTCGTCGACGTCGCGCCGCTCTCAGACGAGGAGGAGTTTGAACCCCTCGTGTGA
- a CDS encoding VOC family protein, translating into MIEIHTTTIDCARPYELAQWWSEALGWPLVDSEPEDDEVMLDRPGGPPHLLFIRVPDGKTVKNRLHLDLRPTGDGTRDQEVERLLALGAKPYEDHRTPDGAGWVTLLDPEGNEFCVCRSAAERRA; encoded by the coding sequence ATGATTGAGATCCACACGACGACGATCGACTGCGCCCGGCCGTACGAGCTGGCCCAGTGGTGGAGCGAGGCCCTGGGCTGGCCGCTCGTCGACTCCGAGCCGGAGGACGACGAGGTCATGCTCGACCGTCCGGGCGGCCCTCCGCACCTGCTTTTCATCCGGGTGCCCGACGGCAAGACCGTCAAGAACCGCCTGCACCTCGACCTGAGACCCACAGGGGACGGCACCCGCGACCAGGAGGTGGAGCGGCTGCTCGCGCTCGGGGCCAAGCCGTACGAGGACCATCGGACGCCGGACGGCGCCGGATGGGTCACCCTGCTCGACCCCGAGGGCAACGAGTTCTGCGTCTGCCGCAGCGCGGCGGAACGGCGGGCCTGA
- a CDS encoding lysylphosphatidylglycerol synthase transmembrane domain-containing protein, whose product MRGIKEQDITLDTPGQGAVLVVEPLLPQRIRRPSDALRFLLTLLALAAVILMALALQRTLNGLETDVQAGTTRAPDVLSAAAGLLGGVSVLIVPVAFAVERVFHRDGMRVTQGLIAAILALLVSYVLGESLVHSGPADLKQLLTGGRDVEPLNTVLTPAIAYATAVRMGRRPNWRALMWVALALDVFALFTATKVTALGVIMTYVVGLAVGFGTLYGIGSANTRPPGSAVLAALRKLGFMPVSARRVEDDSSGSRRYLVGLVDDRRIDVTVLDRDRQVAGVVYRLWRRFLLNNETRRRAIRSLRAELEREALMAYAAQAAGVRLPRLLGTSEVGTEAALLAYEHVDTRPVSDLRDEDFDDELLERMWEQVRLLHAHRLAHRHLTGESIHVDAERNVYLVDARSGEIAAGDLLLRLDIAQLLAYLGTRVGAERSVRSAAKVLGENTLAGAMPLLQRVALSRDTRTAARRDRRLLPAIREQITALKPQVEVEEVRLERFRPQTLVTIILSVIAAYLLLPQLSKVNLVSVVTTANWAWSGAALAAAALSYVAAAILLRGFVPEPLPLGRTILAQLAGSFVKLVAPAAVGGVAINTRYLQKRGLPPGAAVASVGASQLVGLAMHIMMLLLFGYLTGTQAAPSLTPSRGLLMVLLGVAVLFLIILAVRPLRRLVTSRVRAMFSGVIPRLLDVVQSPKKVFEAVGGTMLLTLSFVICLEACVQAFGGSASFTAVAVVFLAGNAIGSAAPTPGGLGAVEASLSLGLTVAGLPYTVATSAVLLFRLMTFWLPVLPGWASFAYLQRQNAL is encoded by the coding sequence GTGAGAGGCATCAAGGAGCAGGACATAACGCTGGACACTCCTGGCCAAGGAGCTGTCCTCGTCGTCGAGCCTCTGCTGCCGCAGCGGATCCGCCGGCCTTCCGACGCACTCCGGTTTCTCCTCACGCTGCTGGCCCTCGCCGCCGTCATCCTCATGGCGCTGGCGCTGCAACGCACGCTCAACGGCCTTGAGACCGACGTACAGGCGGGCACCACCCGCGCCCCCGACGTGCTGTCGGCCGCCGCCGGGCTGCTCGGCGGCGTCTCCGTGCTGATCGTGCCGGTCGCGTTCGCCGTCGAGCGGGTCTTCCACCGCGACGGCATGCGCGTCACCCAGGGACTGATCGCCGCGATCCTCGCCCTGCTGGTCTCCTACGTGCTCGGCGAGTCGCTGGTCCACTCCGGCCCGGCCGATCTCAAGCAGCTCCTCACCGGTGGCAGGGACGTCGAGCCGCTCAACACCGTGCTCACCCCCGCCATCGCGTACGCCACGGCGGTGCGGATGGGACGGCGCCCGAACTGGCGGGCGCTGATGTGGGTCGCGCTGGCCCTCGACGTGTTCGCGCTCTTCACCGCCACAAAGGTCACCGCCCTCGGCGTGATCATGACGTACGTCGTCGGCCTCGCCGTCGGGTTCGGCACGCTCTACGGCATCGGCAGCGCGAACACCAGGCCGCCCGGCAGCGCCGTGCTGGCCGCGCTGCGCAAGCTCGGCTTCATGCCGGTCAGCGCCAGGCGGGTGGAGGACGACAGCTCCGGCAGCCGCCGCTACCTGGTCGGCCTCGTCGACGACCGGCGGATCGACGTGACCGTGCTCGACCGCGACCGGCAGGTGGCGGGCGTCGTCTACCGGCTGTGGCGGCGTTTCCTGCTCAACAACGAGACCCGGCGCAGGGCCATCCGCTCGCTGCGCGCCGAGCTGGAGCGCGAGGCGCTCATGGCGTACGCCGCGCAGGCCGCCGGGGTGCGGCTGCCGCGCCTGCTCGGCACGAGCGAGGTCGGCACCGAGGCGGCGCTGCTCGCCTACGAGCACGTGGACACCCGTCCGGTGAGCGACCTGCGCGACGAGGACTTCGACGACGAGCTGCTGGAGCGGATGTGGGAGCAGGTCCGGCTGCTGCACGCCCATCGCTTGGCCCACCGCCACCTCACCGGCGAGAGCATCCACGTCGACGCCGAGCGCAACGTCTACCTCGTGGACGCGCGCAGCGGCGAGATCGCGGCCGGCGACCTGCTACTGCGGCTCGACATCGCCCAGCTCCTCGCCTACCTCGGCACCCGCGTGGGAGCCGAGCGCTCCGTCAGGTCGGCGGCGAAGGTGCTGGGGGAGAACACGCTGGCCGGGGCGATGCCACTGCTCCAGCGGGTCGCGCTGAGCCGGGACACCCGTACGGCCGCCCGCCGCGACCGGAGGCTCCTGCCCGCCATCCGGGAGCAGATCACCGCGCTGAAGCCGCAGGTCGAGGTCGAGGAGGTGCGGCTCGAACGGTTCCGCCCCCAGACCCTTGTGACGATCATCCTCAGCGTGATCGCGGCATACCTGCTGCTTCCCCAGCTCAGCAAGGTCAACCTGGTCTCCGTCGTGACCACCGCCAACTGGGCGTGGAGCGGGGCGGCGCTGGCCGCGGCCGCGCTGAGCTACGTCGCGGCGGCGATCCTGCTGCGCGGGTTCGTCCCCGAGCCGCTGCCGCTCGGCCGCACCATCCTGGCCCAGCTCGCCGGGTCGTTCGTGAAGCTGGTCGCGCCCGCCGCGGTCGGCGGCGTGGCGATCAACACCCGCTACCTGCAGAAACGCGGCCTGCCGCCCGGCGCCGCCGTCGCGAGCGTCGGCGCGTCGCAGCTCGTCGGCCTGGCCATGCACATCATGATGCTGCTGCTGTTCGGCTACCTCACGGGCACGCAGGCCGCGCCGTCCCTCACCCCGTCGCGCGGACTGCTGATGGTGCTGCTCGGCGTGGCCGTGCTGTTCCTGATCATCCTCGCCGTACGGCCGCTGCGGCGGCTGGTCACCTCGCGGGTGCGCGCCATGTTCTCGGGGGTGATCCCCCGGCTGCTCGATGTGGTGCAGTCGCCCAAGAAGGTCTTCGAGGCGGTGGGCGGGACCATGCTGCTCACCCTCAGCTTCGTGATCTGCCTGGAGGCGTGCGTACAGGCCTTCGGCGGCTCGGCCAGCTTCACGGCCGTCGCCGTGGTGTTCCTGGCGGGCAACGCCATCGGCTCGGCCGCGCCCACCCCCGGTGGCCTGGGGGCGGTGGAGGCGTCGCTGTCGCTCGGCCTCACGGTCGCGGGCCTGCCCTACACGGTCGCCACCTCGGCCGTGCTGCTGTTCCGGCTGATGACGTTCTGGCTCCCCGTCCTCCCCGGCTGGGCCTCCTTCGCCTACCTGCAGCGTCAGAACGCACTCTGA
- a CDS encoding GNAT family N-acetyltransferase, giving the protein MDLHFRTARREDVPVIVAMINEDAITAARPSSGEPDYYAAFEAVDTDPRNELIVVESDGEVIGTMQLTYIPGLSRRGGERALVEAVRVAVPHRNRGIGREMMRWAIERARERGCALVQLTSDKARTEAHRFYGSLGFTASHEGFKLLLV; this is encoded by the coding sequence ATGGATCTGCACTTCCGTACGGCCCGGCGTGAGGACGTCCCCGTCATCGTGGCCATGATCAACGAGGACGCGATCACCGCTGCCCGCCCGTCTTCCGGGGAGCCGGACTACTACGCCGCCTTCGAGGCGGTGGACACCGACCCGCGCAACGAGCTGATCGTCGTGGAGTCGGACGGCGAGGTGATCGGAACCATGCAGCTCACCTACATTCCCGGGCTGTCGCGGCGGGGTGGCGAACGCGCGCTGGTCGAGGCGGTCAGGGTCGCCGTGCCCCACCGCAACCGGGGAATCGGCCGGGAGATGATGCGGTGGGCGATCGAGCGGGCCCGGGAGCGCGGCTGCGCGCTGGTGCAGCTCACCTCCGACAAGGCCCGCACCGAGGCCCACCGCTTCTACGGCTCGCTCGGCTTCACCGCCTCACACGAGGGGTTCAAACTCCTCCTCGTCTGA
- the mgrA gene encoding L-glyceraldehyde 3-phosphate reductase, which yields MSYVAAEGRYGPMPYNRTGRSGLRLPAVSLGLWHNFGDDKPIETQRAILRRAFDRGVTHFDLANNYGPPYGSAEINFGHLYQQDFARYRDELVISTKAGYDMWPGPYGNWGSRKYLLASLDQSLKRMGLDYVDIFYSHRFDPETPLEETMGALAHAVRSGRALYAGISSYSPERTRQAAAILRDMGTPLLIHQPSYSMLNRWIERGLLDVLEDEGVGCIAFSPLAQGMLTGRYLNGIPKDSRAAQGKSLDPSLLTEESLRHVRRLNEIAGQRGQSLAQMALAWALRDPRVTSVLIGASSVEQLDDSLDAINRLDFTQDELDAIDKDAVDCGINLWAASSAE from the coding sequence GTGAGCTATGTGGCTGCCGAGGGCCGCTATGGACCCATGCCGTACAACCGGACCGGGCGGAGCGGGCTGAGGCTGCCCGCGGTGTCGCTCGGGTTGTGGCACAACTTCGGCGACGACAAGCCGATCGAGACCCAGCGGGCCATCCTCCGCCGGGCCTTCGACCGCGGGGTCACCCACTTCGACCTCGCCAACAACTATGGCCCGCCGTACGGCTCCGCGGAGATCAACTTCGGGCACCTCTACCAGCAGGACTTCGCCCGATACCGCGACGAGCTGGTGATCTCCACCAAGGCGGGCTACGACATGTGGCCCGGCCCGTACGGCAACTGGGGGTCGCGCAAGTATCTGCTCGCGAGCCTTGACCAGTCGCTGAAGCGGATGGGCCTCGACTACGTCGACATCTTCTACAGCCACCGCTTCGATCCGGAGACGCCGCTGGAGGAGACCATGGGGGCGCTGGCCCACGCGGTCCGCTCGGGCAGGGCGCTCTACGCGGGCATCTCGTCCTACTCCCCGGAGCGCACCCGGCAGGCCGCGGCGATCCTCCGAGACATGGGCACGCCGCTGCTCATCCACCAGCCGTCCTACTCCATGCTCAACCGGTGGATCGAGCGCGGGCTGCTCGACGTGCTGGAGGACGAGGGCGTCGGCTGCATCGCGTTCTCCCCGCTGGCGCAGGGCATGCTGACCGGCCGCTACCTGAACGGCATCCCGAAGGACTCGCGGGCGGCCCAGGGCAAGTCGCTCGATCCGTCCCTGCTGACGGAGGAGAGTCTGCGCCATGTCCGGCGGCTCAACGAGATCGCCGGGCAGCGCGGGCAGTCGCTGGCGCAGATGGCCCTGGCCTGGGCGCTCCGCGACCCGCGGGTGACGTCGGTGCTGATCGGCGCGTCCAGCGTCGAGCAACTCGACGACAGCCTCGACGCGATCAACCGGCTCGACTTCACACAGGACGAGCTGGACGCGATCGACAAGGACGCGGTCGATTGCGGGATCAATCTCTGGGCCGCTTCCAGCGCGGAATGA
- a CDS encoding S9 family peptidase, with the protein MSDKPPVAKKVPLERTHHGDTVVDEYAWLLKKDDPDTIAYLEAENAYAQEMTGHLQDLQETIFKEIKGRTLETDLSVPTRKGAWRYYSRTEEGKQYGIQCRVAADGDSPPKLEPGTSLPGEQVILDGNELAGDSPFFSMGTSAVSPDGTKLAYSTDFSGDERFTLRFKDLETGDVLPDEIPGVFYGGAWSADGSTFFYTTVDEAWRPYRIHRHRLGSTDDVVVYQEDDERFWVSIGLTRSQRYLVLASGSKITSEVRVLDAATPEGEFAVVRPRQTGVEYALEHAGDRFLVLHNDGGAVNFELATAPLDDPGSWTPLIEHRDDTRLLDVDAFKDFVSVHFRRDGLTGVRILPGDGGEPYEISFPEPLYDVAPTGNAEFETSRLRLSYTSMVTPPSVYDYDLRSRELILLKQRVVLGGYDPSDYEQFREWATAPDGTRVPISIVVRKDTSRPAPTLLYGYGSYESSIDPYFSVARLSLLDRGFVFAIAHVRGGGEMGRRWYEDGKLTRKKNTFTDFVACARHLKAEGWSDKIIARGGSAGGLLVGAVANLAPEEFAGIVAEVPFVDALNTILDPSLPLTVTEWDEWGDPLHDPEVYAYMKTYSPYENVDGRTYPPILATTSLNDTRVLYHEPAKWIARLRATAQGGPFLLKTEMGAGHGGRSGRYDAWREEAFALSWILDRVGVTE; encoded by the coding sequence GTGAGCGACAAGCCGCCTGTAGCGAAGAAGGTCCCCCTCGAGCGCACGCATCACGGTGACACCGTGGTCGACGAGTATGCGTGGCTGCTCAAGAAGGACGACCCCGACACCATCGCGTACCTGGAGGCGGAGAACGCCTACGCCCAGGAGATGACCGGCCACCTGCAGGACCTCCAGGAGACCATCTTCAAGGAGATCAAGGGCAGGACGCTGGAGACCGACCTGTCGGTCCCCACCCGCAAGGGCGCCTGGCGGTACTACTCCCGGACCGAAGAGGGCAAGCAGTACGGCATCCAGTGCCGGGTGGCCGCCGACGGGGACAGCCCGCCCAAGCTGGAGCCGGGCACATCGCTCCCCGGCGAACAGGTGATCCTGGACGGCAACGAGCTCGCGGGCGACAGCCCCTTCTTCTCCATGGGCACGAGCGCGGTCAGCCCCGACGGCACGAAGCTCGCCTACTCGACCGACTTCTCCGGAGACGAGCGCTTCACTCTCCGGTTCAAGGACCTGGAGACGGGCGACGTGCTCCCGGACGAGATTCCGGGTGTCTTCTACGGCGGCGCCTGGTCGGCCGACGGCTCCACGTTCTTCTACACCACCGTTGACGAGGCATGGCGTCCGTACCGGATCCACCGGCACAGACTCGGCTCGACGGACGACGTCGTCGTCTACCAGGAGGACGACGAGCGCTTCTGGGTGAGCATCGGCCTGACCCGCAGCCAGCGCTACCTGGTGCTGGCCTCCGGCAGCAAGATCACCAGCGAGGTCCGGGTGCTCGACGCGGCCACCCCGGAAGGCGAGTTCGCGGTGGTCCGGCCCCGGCAGACCGGCGTGGAGTACGCGCTTGAGCACGCGGGCGACCGCTTCCTCGTGCTGCACAACGACGGCGGCGCCGTGAACTTCGAGCTCGCCACCGCTCCCCTCGACGACCCGGGGAGCTGGACTCCGCTGATCGAGCACAGGGACGACACGCGGCTGCTCGACGTCGACGCGTTCAAGGACTTCGTCAGCGTCCACTTCCGCCGTGACGGCCTCACCGGGGTCCGGATCCTGCCAGGCGACGGCGGCGAGCCGTACGAGATCTCCTTCCCTGAGCCGCTGTACGACGTCGCGCCGACCGGCAACGCGGAGTTCGAGACGAGCCGGCTGCGCCTCAGCTACACGTCCATGGTCACCCCGCCGTCGGTGTACGACTACGACCTGCGCTCGCGCGAGCTGATCCTGCTGAAGCAGCGGGTGGTGCTCGGCGGCTACGACCCCTCCGACTACGAGCAGTTCCGCGAGTGGGCCACCGCTCCGGACGGCACCAGGGTGCCGATCTCGATCGTGGTCCGGAAGGACACGAGCCGGCCCGCCCCCACCCTGCTCTACGGCTACGGCAGCTACGAGTCGTCCATCGATCCCTACTTCTCGGTGGCCCGGCTCTCGCTGCTCGACCGCGGGTTCGTGTTCGCGATCGCCCACGTGCGCGGCGGCGGCGAGATGGGCCGCCGGTGGTACGAGGACGGCAAGCTCACCAGGAAGAAGAACACCTTCACGGACTTCGTCGCGTGCGCGCGGCACCTGAAGGCCGAGGGATGGTCCGACAAGATCATCGCAAGAGGCGGCTCGGCCGGTGGCCTGCTCGTGGGCGCGGTCGCCAACCTGGCGCCCGAGGAGTTCGCGGGGATCGTCGCGGAGGTCCCGTTCGTGGACGCGCTGAACACGATCCTCGACCCGTCGCTGCCGCTCACGGTGACCGAGTGGGACGAGTGGGGCGATCCGCTGCATGACCCCGAGGTCTACGCCTACATGAAGACCTATTCGCCCTACGAGAACGTCGACGGCCGGACCTACCCGCCGATCCTGGCGACCACCAGCCTCAACGACACACGGGTGCTCTATCACGAGCCGGCGAAGTGGATCGCCCGGCTCCGCGCCACCGCGCAGGGCGGCCCGTTCCTGTTGAAGACCGAGATGGGCGCCGGCCACGGCGGCCGCAGCGGCCGTTATGACGCCTGGCGTGAGGAGGCGTTCGCGCTCTCCTGGATCCTCGACCGAGTTGGAGTGACCGAGTGA